One genomic window of Micromonospora sp. WMMD1128 includes the following:
- a CDS encoding phosphopantetheine-binding protein — protein sequence MTTSAVPVTEADVMSALDAIFLEIKRVRRELRPEDHLVQDLDIDSLAALELLIALEARFRVNLLNDPRASTVATVGELVDVICRQAASREPVAPRASAGPEIAIHP from the coding sequence ATGACCACATCTGCCGTCCCGGTGACCGAGGCCGACGTCATGTCGGCGCTCGATGCGATCTTCCTGGAGATCAAGCGGGTCCGCCGGGAGCTACGACCGGAGGACCACCTGGTCCAGGACCTGGACATCGATTCGCTTGCCGCGCTGGAGCTGTTGATCGCGCTGGAGGCCCGCTTCCGCGTCAACCTGCTGAACGACCCCCGCGCGTCCACCGTGGCCACGGTCGGCGAGCTGGTCGACGTCATCTGTCGCCAGGCCGCGTCACGAGAGCCCGTGGCACCACGGGCGTCCGCAGGACCCGAGATCGCCATTCATCCCTAG
- a CDS encoding TauD/TfdA family dioxygenase yields MNTSSAVEAPTVRRLQLTEVERDALGRLVDAFTATDRSADPLSFAEQAPAYAVRLPERVREFLGQVRADEVPVSVISGLPLQALPPTPLDWTAAAAGVGRREELLLVLCGLPLGEPFGWAAQQGGRLVHDVCPSPAMEQSLTSACSAAPLSLHTEDGFHPCRGDYVSLLCLRNPDAVRTTFVRIGSLGLPDKLQKILQDSRFRFLPDDAHVAGACAERLRAAPDGTGLDPIIFGPPEHPYLRFDVDFTAVSDGDDEAAAAMADLDEQLRAATESVALAPGDLLFIDNYQVVHGRAPFRARYDGTDRWLKRLNLIRDLRRIYATADTRSRIIR; encoded by the coding sequence GTGAACACCTCATCGGCAGTCGAGGCCCCGACGGTACGACGGCTCCAGCTGACGGAGGTGGAGCGCGACGCGCTCGGCCGGCTCGTCGACGCGTTCACCGCCACCGACCGGTCGGCGGATCCGCTCAGCTTCGCCGAGCAGGCGCCCGCGTACGCCGTGCGGCTGCCGGAGCGGGTGCGGGAATTCCTGGGGCAGGTTCGCGCGGACGAGGTGCCCGTGTCCGTGATATCCGGGCTTCCGCTCCAGGCCCTTCCGCCGACGCCGCTCGACTGGACGGCGGCCGCAGCCGGCGTCGGTCGACGGGAAGAGCTGTTGCTGGTGCTGTGCGGCCTGCCGCTCGGCGAGCCGTTCGGCTGGGCGGCGCAGCAGGGCGGGCGGCTCGTCCACGATGTCTGTCCGTCCCCGGCGATGGAACAGTCGCTGACGAGCGCGTGCAGTGCGGCACCGCTGTCGCTGCACACCGAGGACGGGTTCCATCCGTGCCGCGGTGACTACGTCTCCCTGCTGTGCCTGCGCAACCCGGACGCCGTACGGACGACGTTCGTCCGGATCGGGTCCCTCGGTCTTCCCGACAAACTCCAGAAGATCCTTCAGGATTCCCGGTTCCGGTTCCTGCCGGACGACGCACACGTGGCCGGCGCCTGCGCCGAACGTCTTCGCGCCGCCCCAGACGGCACCGGGCTCGACCCGATCATCTTCGGCCCTCCGGAGCACCCGTATCTGCGGTTCGACGTGGACTTCACCGCGGTCTCCGACGGCGACGACGAGGCAGCCGCGGCGATGGCGGACCTGGACGAGCAGCTGCGCGCCGCGACCGAGTCCGTCGCGCTGGCCCCCGGCGACCTGCTGTTCATCGACAACTACCAGGTCGTGCACGGCCGGGCGCCGTTCCGGGCCCGCTATGACGGCACCGACCGCTGGCTCAAGCGGCTGAATCTGATCCGGGACCTCCGCCGGATCTACGCCACCGCCGACACCCGTTCCCGGATCATCCGATGA
- a CDS encoding extracellular solute-binding protein → MQRFRRIVAAIALAATATTTVAACGGDDSGDGSGAKTLKLWHYESENSAMGIGWDRAIEIFKDEHPGVEVRFERKAFEQIQQNAGMIINSSEGPDIMEYNKGNATAGLLSSQGLLTDLSEEAEKRGWADKLSPSLQTTARYSEKGVMGSGNWFGVPNYGEYVTVYYNKDLFDRNGVKVPTTMAEMTAAMDTFVGKDITPLGMAGAEYPAGQLFYQLALSKADRQFVDNYQLYKNPVDFHADPLKYGADTFADWVKKGYVAKNSASLKAEDMGTAFIAGKTPMIVSGSWWYGRFKAEMKANWDTFLFPGNTLNAGSSGNIWVVPTNSKAKSLASDFIDITLRPEIQDLIGNNGGVPVAGDPAKIKDAKDRKLIEDFNTVSKQDGLAFYPDWPVPGYYDVLVGGFQSLINGSKSPDQVLDTIAKPYADGVKEITGK, encoded by the coding sequence ATGCAGCGATTCCGCCGGATCGTCGCCGCGATCGCCCTGGCGGCGACCGCGACGACCACCGTAGCCGCCTGCGGCGGCGACGACAGCGGTGACGGCAGCGGGGCCAAGACCCTCAAGCTCTGGCACTACGAGAGCGAGAACAGCGCGATGGGGATCGGTTGGGACCGGGCCATCGAGATTTTCAAGGACGAGCACCCGGGCGTCGAGGTGCGCTTCGAGCGCAAGGCGTTCGAGCAGATCCAGCAGAACGCCGGTATGATCATCAACTCGTCCGAGGGCCCGGACATCATGGAGTACAACAAGGGCAACGCGACGGCCGGCCTGCTGTCGTCCCAGGGCCTGCTCACCGACCTCAGCGAGGAGGCCGAGAAGCGCGGTTGGGCCGACAAGCTCAGCCCCAGCCTCCAGACCACCGCCCGCTACAGCGAGAAGGGCGTGATGGGGTCGGGCAACTGGTTCGGCGTGCCGAACTACGGCGAGTACGTCACGGTCTACTACAACAAGGACCTGTTCGACCGCAACGGCGTCAAGGTGCCCACCACCATGGCGGAGATGACCGCCGCGATGGACACCTTCGTCGGCAAGGACATCACCCCGCTGGGCATGGCCGGCGCCGAGTACCCCGCCGGGCAGCTCTTCTACCAGTTGGCCCTGTCGAAGGCCGACCGCCAGTTCGTCGACAACTACCAGCTCTACAAGAACCCGGTCGACTTCCACGCCGACCCGCTGAAGTACGGCGCGGACACCTTCGCCGACTGGGTGAAGAAGGGTTACGTGGCCAAGAACTCGGCGAGTCTCAAGGCCGAGGACATGGGTACGGCGTTCATCGCGGGCAAGACGCCGATGATCGTCTCGGGCAGTTGGTGGTACGGCCGTTTCAAGGCCGAGATGAAGGCCAACTGGGACACCTTCCTGTTCCCGGGCAACACCCTGAACGCCGGATCGTCCGGCAACATCTGGGTCGTCCCGACGAACAGCAAGGCCAAGAGCCTGGCGTCCGACTTCATCGACATCACCCTGCGCCCGGAGATCCAGGATCTCATCGGTAACAACGGTGGGGTCCCGGTGGCCGGCGACCCCGCCAAGATCAAGGACGCGAAGGATCGCAAGCTGATCGAGGACTTCAACACGGTGAGCAAGCAGGACGGCCTTGCCTTCTATCCGGACTGGCCGGTGCCCGGCTACTACGACGTGCTGGTCGGCGGATTCCAGAGCCTGATCAACGGCTCCAAGTCCCCCGACCAGGTGCTCGACACGATCGCCAAGCCGTACGCCGACGGCGTCAAGGAGATCACCGGCAAGTGA
- a CDS encoding TetR/AcrR family transcriptional regulator, translating to MGTTADRLVGIARDIVIAEGPTAVTMRRVAAAAGITPMAIYRHYANREALLRRVADETFADISKRWADRQPGPGNVIADHLDDHLDFALGQPRLYDFVFTDPREGARRFPDDFRDGGSPSLSLVADALRNQGFSGDGDDLLELALAFGALIHGLVRLYHGGRIGMSPAGFRALCHRLVGRMIDVHS from the coding sequence ATGGGAACGACCGCCGACCGACTGGTAGGCATTGCCCGCGACATCGTCATCGCCGAGGGGCCCACCGCGGTGACCATGCGCCGGGTGGCCGCCGCAGCCGGAATCACCCCGATGGCGATCTACCGTCACTACGCCAACCGGGAGGCGTTGCTGCGGCGCGTCGCCGACGAGACGTTCGCCGACATCTCGAAGCGGTGGGCCGACCGCCAACCGGGTCCGGGCAACGTCATCGCCGACCATCTTGACGACCACCTCGACTTCGCCCTCGGCCAACCGAGGCTGTACGACTTCGTCTTCACCGATCCGCGCGAGGGCGCACGTCGGTTCCCCGACGACTTCCGCGACGGCGGCTCGCCGTCCCTGTCCCTGGTCGCCGACGCGCTGCGGAACCAGGGTTTCAGCGGTGACGGCGACGATCTCCTGGAGCTGGCACTGGCCTTCGGGGCCCTGATACACGGCCTCGTGCGGCTCTACCACGGCGGCCGGATCGGCATGTCCCCGGCCGGCTTCCGCGCGCTCTGCCACCGACTAGTAGGGAGGATGATCGATGTCCACAGTTGA
- a CDS encoding LacI family DNA-binding transcriptional regulator, giving the protein MHDVARLAQVSVSTVSYVLTGTRPISRATRAKVLAAMTELDYQPNAMARGLASRRSRILGLLLPMDERGLGATETAFVTGAAAAASAVGYHLVLSPVGGGGDLDALRRLASQRMFDGVVLMEVQLADERVAALQQAGVPLVLIGRTGDTGGLSYVDIDFEQTVREAVAHLVGLGHRQIVYVNHSAETLASGYGPALRTRDAFVTAMTGHGLEPVMIPAEDSAAGGRAALATAVTRAPGLTAVLAMNEAATFGILGELTARGRSVPDDVSVVSMVTSPQVAELATPALTAMTSPGSAMGRIAVEALVRHLDGAGDERHQQLLPCALEIRGSTAAPRGRQPMAADQ; this is encoded by the coding sequence ATGCATGACGTCGCCCGCCTGGCCCAGGTCTCGGTCAGCACCGTCTCCTACGTGCTCACCGGCACCAGGCCGATCTCCCGGGCCACGCGGGCCAAGGTGCTCGCCGCCATGACCGAGCTCGACTACCAGCCCAATGCCATGGCCCGTGGCCTGGCCAGTCGGCGCAGCCGGATCCTGGGCCTGCTGCTGCCGATGGACGAGCGCGGCCTCGGCGCGACCGAGACGGCGTTCGTCACCGGGGCCGCCGCGGCGGCCAGCGCCGTCGGCTACCACCTGGTCCTGTCCCCCGTCGGCGGGGGCGGCGACCTCGACGCCCTGCGCCGGCTGGCCAGCCAGCGCATGTTCGACGGCGTCGTGCTGATGGAGGTTCAACTCGCCGACGAGCGGGTCGCCGCGCTCCAGCAGGCCGGCGTGCCGCTGGTGCTGATCGGACGCACCGGGGACACCGGCGGGCTCTCCTACGTCGACATCGACTTCGAGCAGACCGTGCGGGAGGCGGTGGCGCACCTGGTGGGCCTGGGGCACCGGCAGATCGTCTACGTCAACCACTCGGCCGAGACCCTGGCCAGCGGTTACGGGCCGGCTCTGCGTACCCGGGACGCCTTCGTCACGGCCATGACCGGCCACGGCCTGGAACCGGTCATGATCCCGGCCGAGGACAGCGCCGCCGGCGGCCGGGCGGCGCTTGCCACCGCCGTCACGCGGGCGCCGGGCCTGACCGCCGTACTGGCCATGAACGAGGCGGCGACCTTCGGCATCCTCGGCGAGCTGACCGCGCGCGGGCGGTCCGTGCCCGACGACGTCTCGGTGGTGTCGATGGTCACCTCGCCGCAGGTCGCCGAGCTGGCCACCCCGGCGCTGACCGCGATGACGTCGCCCGGCTCGGCGATGGGCCGGATCGCCGTCGAGGCGCTGGTACGCCACCTGGACGGGGCCGGGGACGAGCGCCACCAGCAACTGCTGCCGTGCGCGCTGGAGATCCGGGGATCGACCGCAGCACCACGAGGCCGCCAACCGATGGCGGCTGACCAGTAG
- a CDS encoding cytochrome P450, giving the protein MSAPVGARGPSAAAVPATVTGLVFRPLATLRSLARYGDAVELPLYPGHRLFVLSGPRHAEHVLARRQDNYVKAFTYRSMRAVLGTGLLSGEGETWRRHRRLLQPVFTSRNVAGFAPQIVDATRRKLDSWDRHRDGTRVEVSGEMSALALDIVGRVLFSTDMTGRTGQIAHALTFLLPAVAIGTYLPFLWGPRSTRAIQAASGRFGGPLAAIDRPVRQLIAERRATPTVDGPADLLDHLLTARDEGRARLTDAEIRDEVTTFMLAGHETTATTLSWCLALLSAHPAVRDRLEQEVDAVLAGREPQAADVEKLSWTTAVVNEAWRLYPPVWTIEREAVRSDVIEGIPIPVGSTVAVPAYLVHRNPAVWPDPERYDPTRFHSEADRDRYAHIPFGGGRRACIGAGFAQLEAVLVLAMMTQRYRLELTAGLPRPLASATLRPGRRLSMRLTRRP; this is encoded by the coding sequence ATGAGCGCCCCGGTGGGCGCCCGCGGCCCGAGTGCCGCCGCCGTGCCGGCAACGGTGACCGGGCTCGTCTTCCGGCCGCTGGCGACGTTGCGGTCGTTGGCCAGGTACGGCGATGCCGTGGAACTGCCCCTCTATCCGGGGCACCGGCTCTTCGTCCTGAGCGGTCCCCGACATGCCGAGCACGTCCTGGCGCGCCGTCAGGACAACTACGTCAAGGCCTTCACCTACCGGTCGATGCGGGCGGTGCTCGGCACCGGGCTGCTGTCCGGTGAAGGCGAGACCTGGCGCCGCCATCGCCGCCTGCTGCAACCGGTGTTCACCAGCCGTAACGTCGCGGGCTTCGCACCACAGATCGTCGACGCGACCCGGCGGAAGCTGGACTCCTGGGATCGACATCGCGACGGCACCCGGGTCGAAGTGTCCGGAGAGATGAGCGCGCTGGCCCTGGACATCGTCGGGCGCGTCCTGTTCAGCACCGACATGACCGGCCGCACCGGCCAGATCGCCCACGCCCTCACGTTCCTGCTGCCCGCTGTCGCGATCGGCACCTACCTGCCGTTCCTCTGGGGGCCGCGCAGCACCCGGGCGATCCAGGCGGCCAGCGGACGCTTCGGCGGACCGCTCGCCGCGATCGACCGGCCGGTGCGCCAGCTCATCGCCGAGCGGCGGGCGACGCCCACCGTCGACGGACCGGCCGACCTGCTGGACCACCTGCTCACCGCGCGGGACGAGGGTCGGGCGCGGCTGACCGATGCGGAGATCCGCGACGAGGTGACCACGTTCATGCTGGCCGGGCACGAGACGACGGCGACGACGCTCAGCTGGTGCCTGGCGCTGCTGTCGGCCCACCCGGCCGTCCGGGACCGCCTGGAACAGGAGGTGGACGCGGTCCTTGCCGGCCGCGAGCCACAGGCCGCCGACGTCGAGAAGCTCAGTTGGACCACCGCCGTCGTGAACGAGGCGTGGCGGTTGTACCCACCGGTGTGGACCATCGAGCGGGAAGCCGTGCGGTCCGACGTCATCGAGGGGATACCGATCCCGGTGGGCAGCACCGTCGCGGTGCCCGCGTACCTGGTGCACCGCAACCCGGCCGTCTGGCCCGACCCCGAGCGCTACGACCCCACCCGCTTCCACTCCGAGGCCGACCGCGACCGCTACGCCCACATCCCGTTCGGCGGCGGCCGGCGCGCCTGCATCGGCGCCGGCTTCGCGCAACTGGAGGCGGTGCTGGTGCTCGCGATGATGACCCAACGCTACCGGCTGGAGCTGACCGCCGGGCTGCCCCGCCCACTGGCCAGCGCCACCCTTCGCCCAGGTCGACGGCTGTCGATGCGTCTGACGCGTCGGCCATGA
- a CDS encoding AMP-binding protein, protein MSSLAVSRDLLLGWLDAPSTERGVRFHVEGPDWSRHTYEDLAERALRAGAALADAGVRRDEVVPLVLPSGPDFVACFFGLLAIGATPSVLPLPAALQDTTGYETQLRAIAAAVRPRFAIASDDHRDVLLAGVRQAGQQTTVLAPAYGDAGAVPRAHGELAVLQFTSGSLGRPQGVRITVDNLAANLRMIQRWLGITDRGGVSWLPLYHDMGLVGGLLTLVTLQTEHAMMRPQQFVRDTRGWLAEYGSGRYAQIFMPNFGFERVVDRVTPDDLVGLDFSGVTSVVSGAERINPAALARFAALLQPHGFDSRALTPAYGLAEGTLAVTGVSRHEPVRMVRTNAPGRNLDDKVEVTGKAVLTTDLVSEPWAWQVSCGRPLDGLRVDVVDEDGRPQPDGVFGEISVRGPSITAGYADATSRDGARLVGGWLRTGDAGFFHDGDLYVVGRLGDSVKLRGRSIFVEDVELDLRARTGIAPRHLVVAGGIVDGRPTLLVVVERDLGDHLDVVVEAVRAFTGSAVRVLILRARRGTIPLTSSGKPRRRLLWRRHLAGQLTGEWLGDPPTPSHTDTDTDTDEQNREAGREPVVR, encoded by the coding sequence ATGAGCAGCCTTGCCGTCAGCCGGGACCTGCTTCTCGGCTGGCTAGACGCTCCGTCGACCGAGCGCGGCGTGCGGTTCCACGTGGAGGGACCGGACTGGTCGCGCCACACCTACGAGGATCTGGCCGAACGCGCGTTGCGCGCCGGCGCCGCCCTGGCCGACGCCGGGGTACGCCGCGACGAGGTGGTGCCGCTGGTGCTGCCGTCCGGCCCGGACTTCGTCGCCTGCTTCTTCGGACTCCTCGCCATCGGCGCCACCCCGTCGGTGCTGCCGCTACCCGCCGCGCTCCAGGACACGACGGGCTACGAGACGCAACTGCGGGCGATCGCCGCCGCGGTACGACCCCGGTTCGCGATCGCGTCGGACGACCACCGCGACGTGTTGCTGGCCGGCGTGCGCCAGGCCGGCCAGCAGACCACCGTGCTGGCGCCGGCCTACGGCGACGCCGGGGCGGTGCCGCGTGCGCACGGCGAACTGGCCGTCCTGCAGTTCACCTCGGGCTCGCTGGGACGCCCGCAGGGCGTACGGATCACCGTCGACAACCTGGCCGCGAACCTCCGGATGATCCAACGCTGGCTGGGCATCACGGACCGCGGCGGGGTCTCCTGGCTGCCGCTCTATCACGACATGGGTCTCGTCGGCGGGCTGCTGACGCTTGTGACCCTGCAGACGGAACACGCGATGATGCGGCCCCAGCAGTTCGTCCGCGACACCCGGGGCTGGCTCGCCGAGTACGGCAGCGGCCGGTACGCCCAGATCTTCATGCCGAACTTCGGCTTCGAGCGGGTCGTCGACCGGGTCACCCCGGACGATCTGGTCGGGCTCGACTTCTCCGGCGTCACGTCGGTGGTCAGCGGGGCCGAACGGATCAACCCGGCGGCGCTGGCGCGATTCGCCGCGCTGCTGCAACCGCACGGCTTCGACAGCCGCGCGCTGACCCCCGCCTACGGGCTCGCCGAAGGTACCCTCGCGGTCACCGGCGTGTCCCGACACGAGCCGGTGCGGATGGTCCGCACCAACGCTCCGGGCCGGAACCTGGACGACAAGGTCGAGGTGACCGGGAAGGCGGTCCTCACCACCGACCTGGTGTCCGAGCCGTGGGCCTGGCAGGTGAGCTGCGGTCGCCCGCTCGACGGGCTGCGGGTGGACGTGGTCGACGAGGACGGGCGGCCCCAACCGGACGGTGTGTTCGGGGAGATCTCCGTACGGGGACCGTCGATAACCGCCGGCTACGCCGACGCCACGTCACGGGACGGCGCCCGGCTGGTCGGCGGGTGGCTACGCACGGGCGACGCCGGCTTCTTCCACGACGGCGACCTGTACGTGGTCGGCCGCCTCGGGGACAGCGTCAAACTCCGCGGGCGCAGCATCTTCGTCGAGGACGTGGAGCTGGACCTGCGCGCCCGTACCGGAATCGCGCCCCGCCACCTCGTCGTGGCCGGCGGCATCGTCGACGGCCGGCCGACGTTGCTGGTGGTGGTGGAGCGGGATCTGGGTGACCACCTCGACGTGGTCGTCGAGGCGGTCCGCGCGTTCACCGGGTCCGCCGTCCGGGTGCTGATCCTGCGGGCCAGGCGCGGCACCATCCCCCTGACCTCCAGCGGCAAGCCCCGCCGGCGCCTGCTGTGGCGCCGCCACCTGGCCGGGCAGTTGACCGGAGAGTGGCTCGGCGACCCGCCGACGCCCAGCCACACCGACACCGACACCGACACCGACGAGCAGAACCGGGAGGCAGGCCGTGAGCCAGTCGTACGCTAG
- a CDS encoding acyl-CoA dehydrogenase family protein yields MSQSYASAPAAIAPTGEAPNRPLFADGPFGPRVDAARARVAESIGAAFAPHAAADERGVFPREVLADLGRSRLLRQRWHPGPFGDTGLGVLIAEESGRYGHAGLSVGVSLCLETVGSILVRYGDSPLLQEYLDGLLDGRLIGCFGASEPTGGSDLTGMRTAARRVPGGGWRVTGEKRYLSLGLVCDFALLLCRIENDSGEADGGLGVFAVPASALSVRKRLRKVGTAALDTTWMTIDAVVPDEALVGRPGAGLLVATWGLSHERLSIAGQTVGAVAAATGLAAAHLHRREQFGRPLLQHQALRLRLADLSARLLSLRFAVYSAAQGVSVTGACGPRETAALKVTATRFAEEAMSECMHLFGGAGYLEDETPLSRMWRDTRLGRIGAGTDEMMWELVASGMTPDFVGYDELVDLG; encoded by the coding sequence GTGAGCCAGTCGTACGCTAGCGCCCCCGCCGCCATCGCCCCGACCGGCGAGGCGCCGAACCGGCCGCTGTTCGCGGATGGTCCCTTCGGCCCGCGCGTGGACGCCGCCCGGGCCCGGGTCGCGGAGTCGATCGGCGCCGCTTTCGCCCCGCACGCGGCGGCCGACGAGCGCGGCGTGTTTCCCCGCGAGGTGCTCGCCGACCTCGGGCGCAGTCGGTTGTTGCGGCAACGCTGGCACCCGGGCCCGTTCGGCGACACCGGTCTCGGCGTGCTCATCGCGGAGGAGAGCGGCCGGTACGGTCATGCGGGCCTGTCGGTCGGTGTGAGTCTCTGCCTGGAGACGGTCGGTTCGATCCTCGTGCGCTACGGCGACTCACCGCTGTTGCAGGAATATCTCGACGGGCTCCTCGACGGGAGGCTGATCGGGTGCTTCGGGGCCTCCGAGCCGACCGGCGGTTCCGACCTCACCGGCATGCGCACCGCCGCCCGGCGGGTGCCCGGCGGCGGCTGGCGGGTGACAGGCGAGAAGAGGTACCTGTCGCTGGGCCTGGTGTGCGACTTCGCGCTGCTGCTGTGCCGGATCGAGAACGACAGTGGCGAGGCCGACGGCGGCCTCGGTGTGTTCGCCGTACCCGCCTCGGCGTTGTCGGTCCGCAAACGGCTGCGCAAGGTCGGCACGGCGGCACTCGACACCACCTGGATGACGATCGACGCCGTGGTGCCGGACGAGGCACTCGTCGGTCGGCCCGGCGCGGGTCTCCTCGTGGCGACCTGGGGGCTGAGCCACGAACGGCTGTCCATCGCCGGGCAGACCGTCGGCGCGGTCGCCGCGGCCACCGGCCTCGCCGCCGCACACCTGCACCGGCGGGAACAGTTCGGCCGGCCGTTGCTCCAGCACCAGGCGCTCCGGCTGCGGCTGGCCGACCTGTCCGCTCGGCTGCTGTCGTTGCGGTTCGCCGTCTACTCGGCGGCGCAGGGCGTATCCGTCACCGGCGCCTGTGGCCCCCGGGAGACCGCCGCGCTCAAGGTCACCGCCACCCGTTTCGCGGAAGAGGCGATGAGCGAGTGCATGCACCTGTTCGGCGGCGCCGGTTACCTCGAGGACGAGACCCCGCTCAGCCGGATGTGGCGGGACACCAGGCTGGGCCGTATCGGCGCCGGCACCGACGAGATGATGTGGGAGTTGGTGGCCAGCGGCATGACTCCCGACTTCGTCGGCTACGACGAACTGGTCGACCTCGGATGA
- a CDS encoding GNAT family N-acetyltransferase: MSDVTAMELRAVAYDHPDAVALVSLLQRHYLAVYGEEDPRHGDPGEYRPPRGLFLVGYLDGRPVACGGWRAKDAGGWGFQDGDAELKRAYVVEELAGLQMLGAAHRILTAVESAAIRAGRRRAILDAGVKQVTAMRFFERAGYTRIPNYGVYRDDPQTVCYARALR; the protein is encoded by the coding sequence ATGAGCGACGTGACCGCCATGGAGCTTCGTGCCGTAGCCTACGACCATCCCGACGCCGTCGCGCTGGTGTCCTTGCTGCAACGCCACTACCTGGCGGTCTACGGCGAGGAGGACCCCCGGCACGGGGATCCCGGTGAATACCGGCCACCGCGCGGTCTCTTCCTGGTCGGCTACCTCGACGGCCGTCCGGTGGCCTGTGGTGGGTGGCGCGCGAAGGACGCCGGCGGATGGGGCTTCCAGGACGGCGACGCCGAACTCAAGCGCGCATACGTCGTCGAGGAGCTGGCCGGCCTGCAGATGCTCGGCGCCGCCCACCGCATCCTCACCGCGGTGGAGAGCGCGGCGATTCGCGCGGGACGACGGCGGGCGATCCTCGACGCCGGCGTCAAACAGGTCACCGCGATGAGGTTCTTCGAGCGGGCCGGATACACCCGGATCCCGAACTACGGGGTCTACCGCGATGATCCGCAGACCGTCTGCTACGCCAGGGCTCTGCGATGA
- a CDS encoding AMP-binding protein, with product MSTVEPTSAPAPTPEFAREGHAARYVTGTVDAFDRYGDRTALVSADRDIGYRELLTATYRLARALRTQGVERGSGVVCLVTNTPEALYLRFACHVLGARYVAVQLNALTEDLAHILVDADPTVVVFDPRGTPPDQPVPLVAARAGVRRVLALGPAAATTDLLALAAAQPATPIAVAAEEDDIAGICYTGGTTGTPKGVACTFAALAAASEASARTAAGLPLPDGLRFIAATSIAYAVGDLAVQMLVLGIAVELHEVFDAGTFWAAVRRSGPVATFLYPPQLYQLLDHPAAPTEPGGHLALVVYGSSPVAPRRLRQAIERLGPIFLQGYAQTEVTSVTILTPEDHLAAVIDRPQLLASVGRPVPGCTISILDEQGRERAPGEVGEVCVRSASVMTGYWRQPELTAQVVRDGRLHTGDLGYLDDDGYLYLVGRLRDMIIVNGRNCHAAPVEAALTGHPQVRQAAVVGVPSEETGEAIHAFVVRAPDRPAGPGNRAELVDAEHLRALVADQLGALRAPAAVTFVDDIPLTAAGKPDKKALRASLEATPVGAR from the coding sequence ATGTCCACAGTTGAGCCCACATCGGCGCCAGCGCCGACGCCGGAGTTCGCCCGCGAGGGCCACGCGGCGCGCTACGTGACGGGCACGGTCGACGCGTTCGACCGGTACGGCGACCGGACCGCGTTGGTATCGGCGGACCGCGACATCGGATATCGCGAGCTGCTGACCGCCACCTACCGGCTGGCCCGGGCGCTGCGGACACAGGGCGTGGAGCGCGGCAGCGGCGTCGTCTGCCTCGTCACCAACACCCCGGAGGCGCTGTACCTTCGGTTCGCGTGCCATGTGCTCGGCGCCCGGTACGTCGCCGTCCAGCTCAACGCCCTGACCGAGGATCTCGCGCACATTCTCGTCGACGCCGACCCGACCGTCGTCGTGTTCGATCCCCGGGGCACCCCGCCGGACCAGCCCGTTCCGCTGGTCGCGGCACGCGCCGGGGTACGCCGCGTGCTCGCGCTCGGTCCGGCCGCGGCGACGACCGACCTCCTGGCGCTGGCGGCGGCGCAGCCGGCGACGCCGATCGCCGTCGCGGCCGAGGAGGACGACATCGCCGGCATCTGCTACACCGGCGGGACGACCGGCACCCCCAAGGGGGTGGCGTGCACCTTCGCGGCCCTCGCGGCGGCGTCCGAGGCCAGCGCCCGCACGGCGGCCGGCCTCCCGCTGCCGGACGGACTCCGGTTCATCGCCGCCACCTCCATCGCCTACGCGGTCGGTGATCTCGCCGTGCAGATGCTCGTCCTCGGCATCGCGGTGGAGTTGCACGAGGTGTTCGACGCGGGCACGTTCTGGGCCGCCGTGCGGCGGTCGGGTCCGGTCGCCACCTTCCTGTACCCGCCGCAGCTCTACCAGCTGCTCGACCATCCCGCCGCGCCCACCGAACCCGGCGGTCACCTCGCCCTGGTCGTGTACGGCAGCTCACCCGTCGCGCCCCGCCGGCTGCGCCAGGCGATCGAGCGGCTCGGTCCGATCTTCCTGCAGGGCTACGCGCAGACCGAGGTCACCTCGGTCACCATCCTGACGCCCGAGGATCACCTGGCGGCGGTCATCGACCGGCCACAGCTGCTGGCTTCGGTCGGCCGCCCGGTGCCCGGCTGCACGATCTCCATTCTGGACGAGCAGGGGCGTGAACGGGCGCCGGGTGAGGTGGGCGAGGTCTGCGTACGCTCGGCGTCGGTGATGACCGGGTACTGGCGGCAGCCGGAGCTGACCGCCCAGGTCGTCCGGGACGGCCGACTGCACACCGGGGACCTCGGCTACCTCGACGACGACGGTTACCTCTACCTGGTCGGCCGGCTGCGAGACATGATCATTGTCAATGGCCGGAACTGTCACGCGGCGCCTGTCGAGGCCGCCCTGACCGGTCACCCGCAGGTGCGGCAGGCGGCCGTGGTCGGCGTCCCCAGCGAGGAGACGGGTGAGGCGATCCACGCGTTCGTCGTACGCGCGCCGGACCGTCCGGCGGGACCGGGAAACCGGGCGGAGCTTGTCGACGCGGAGCACCTGCGCGCCCTCGTCGCGGACCAACTCGGCGCGCTCCGTGCGCCGGCGGCGGTCACGTTCGTCGACGACATACCGCTCACCGCCGCGGGCAAGCCGGACAAGAAGGCCCTGCGGGCCAGCCTGGAAGCGACGCCGGTGGGTGCGCGGTGA